In Salvelinus alpinus chromosome 20, SLU_Salpinus.1, whole genome shotgun sequence, a genomic segment contains:
- the map3k19 gene encoding mitogen-activated protein kinase kinase kinase 19, which produces MKIGQRIEHDISKSETKNTEGPLWMMENSERRGLGAGIEVLRGELEVVGLGLEELGDCPWEEVDVPRMEGGCTPLITACQRGLTEVVHFLLKRGADVTLCNHSNQTPLHVSLPVLQEVLLSAMSRALPHQTQLLQAAWQGDLHSLQHLLAQTDLVDVNTQNRDGLTPLMLAVRDVDLFEELDVRLPWEYRPVEVVRELLSLSADLGVCDVNGCSALHYAAQIESPLKDELIHMMVESLRQPAPTPLDLQCFHPDELRVNSGSSSPSLTDELRATNSPSPSPSLTQNVLIQTAASTEDLLESPEYVPLSAHHKAIKQDKGLSLSFQSAIDALMDMRQAYQDLGKGSSQGSSLPSLWFRARHLDKLDPTPGLLKTTGRSSCLPVPPRLRCEAVAPSPVAPHPAQLSQSAPGLLEPLLDSSSLVQARVHIQNRLGCGETEKKSSGRKGSFPSLLPGPIRTPKLLAPLEGRHRNGGVLPGLKHPSPLKPISLVPLMPLTSMSSLTSRLRRERLARTRVSPRGSPGTRGGSEESSFSSQSSIDLEVEVDDNRDIRETTAKQHAGETFEGRLQLDLDSSGKFNVGDYSEDNANHRNRESTRHQGAFPRDNKEGVSIKSDPGGRGYKAMIELRHQLNPDLTNFKDVNSTSCFERDCEGEVVAVEWTKVMCSGGLSKETTSTEPTTTCPFASKRNGNKEIQVDDNAKTSVVDNTKYQCLPSTVNVTLPELNPPTEKKIKPIKPAKNKERRGSTSVQTNQSFNILAHKDHIRGNSKSKSNLRTSPIPSQVKGKVRKPPDLIVSGIISTKTGQKSTDSTSVRTRVTEPVHPSCKRLNNDKKALKIKVPCQKHIQQREPKSARQAKTGSQLGTLRAKSAVDYITYSDIFQEINTRDEGPVIYEMFAGPVFDNIRVSSSCERTRQVLSAPSRKTQTHRTKHTCPKPLESRRVRRSPVDKAKQRKNRAIRPISRGKSHLMPIAITDDKDDVVVISGLDWQIHIQTKTELVLGKDGEETLSPSTPEFQELDQLSLSVIEEVLSMSSHAPNPLISHHRLRDKTSPSQTKTKLTSHSDPDDDHLHVLHNRGPMGNNMSENEKNKANHFDHSSTPSDCPVQPKINTWTSGSCDSRTVSPVFQKFLDDVGEGPLTDDLLRCLAEELISLDERDGVCPENNYDSDQREFRNDSELRCEKSLLGDFTSPGEVLSGSGLVVDDAITWRKGEVLGRGAYGTVFCGLTSQGQLIAVKQVALDASDLETADKEYNRLQEEVDLLKNLHHGNIVGFLGTSLRDHIVSIFMEYVPGGSIASVLHRFGPLPERVLALYTRQILEGVSYLHLNRVIHRDLKGNNVMLMPTGVVKLIDFGCARRLSCLTHTHSHSDLLKSVHGTPYWMAPEVINETGHGRKSDIWSVGCTVFEMATGKPPLSHMDKMAALFYIGARRGLMPSLPDRFSEDARDFVQVCLTNDQKQRPSAEQLLDHPFIPNNVILV; this is translated from the exons GACCCTTGTGGATGATGGAGAATAGTGAGAGAAGGGGTCTGGGGGCTGGTATTGAGGTGCTGaggggagagctggaggtggtAGGCCTGGGACTGGAGGAGCTGGGAGATTGTCCCTGGGAGGAGGTGGATGTTCCCCGCATGGAGGGGGGCTGTACTCCCCTTATCACTGCCTGCCAGAGGGGCTTGACTGAG GTTGTACACTTCCTTCTGAAAAGAGGAGCCGATGTGACTCTGTGCAACCATAGCAACCAGACACCACTGCATGTGAGTCTTCCAGTCCTCCAGGAGGTGCTGTTATCAGCCATGTCCAGGGCTCTGCCCCACCAGACCCAGCTCCTCCAGGCTGCCTGGCAGGGAGACCTCCACTCCCTGCAGCACCTCCTG gcCCAGACTGACCTAGTGGACGTGAACACTCAGAACCGCGACGGGCTGACCCCTCTAATGCTGGCTGTGAGGGACGTCGACCTGTTTGAGGAGCTGGACGTCCGGTTGCCATGGGAATACAGACCTGTGGAGGTGGTCAGGGAACTGCTGTCTCTCTCAGC TGACCTGGGGGTGTGTGATGTCAACGGCTGTTCTGCTCTTCACTATGCTGCTCAGATAGAGAGCCCCCTGAAAGACGAACTCATCCACATGATGGTTGAGTCCCTCAGACAGCCAG CGCCCACGCCCCTGGACCTGCAGTGCTTCCACCCTGATGAGCTGAGAGTAAACTCGGGgagttcctctccctctctgaccgATGAGCTGAGAGCAACAAACTcccccagcccctctccctctctgacccAAAATGTCCTCATTCAGACTGCTGCCAGCACAGAG GATTTGCTGGAGTCTCCAGAGTACGTTCCTTTATCCGCCCATCATAAAGCCATCAAACAAG ATAAGgggctctccctctccttccagaGCGCCATTGATGCCCTGATGGACATGAGGCAAGCCTAccaagatctggggaagggtagcag TCAAGGTTCGTCTCTACCCAGTCTGTGGTTCAGAGCCAGACACTTAGACAAACTGGATCCTACACCGGGGCTACTGAAGACCACAGGAAGATCATCCTGCCTGCCTGTTCCCCCCAGGCTCAGATGTGAGGCTGTGGCCCCCAGCCCGGTGGCCCCTCACCCAGCCCAGCTGAGCCAATCTGCCCCCGGTCTATTGGAACCTCTCCTGGACTCCAGCTCTCTGGTCCAGGCCCGAGTTCACATCCAGAACA GGCTTGGGTGTGGTGAAACGGAGAAAAAAAGCAGTGGTCGAAAG GGCTCCTTCCCTTCCCTGCTTCCAGGCCCCATCAGGACCCCCAAGCTGTTAGCCCCTCTGGAGGGGAGGCATAGAAACGGAGGAGTGCTGCCCGGCCTGAAGCACCCTTCTCCCCTAAAGCCCATCAGCCTCGTGCCCCTGATGCCCCTGACCTCCATGTCCTCCCTGACCTCCAGGCTGAGGAGGGAGAGGCTGGCCAGGACCAGGGTGAGCCCCAGAGGGTCCCCAGGCACCAGGGGGGGCAGCGAGGAGAGCAGCTTCAGTAGCCAATCCTCCATCGActtggaggtagaggtggatgaCAATAGAGACATACGAGAGACTACAGCAAAACAACACGCTGGAGAGACTTTTGAGGGAAGGTTGCAGTTGGATCTAGACTCATCTGGAAAGTTTAATGTTGGAGATTACAGTGAGGATAATGCAAACCATAGGAATAGGGAGTCGACAAGACATCAGGGTGCCTTTCCTAGGGATAACAAGGAAGGAGTATCTATCAAATCTGACCCTGGAGGGAGAGGGTACAAAGCAATGATTGAGTTGAGGCACCAACTTAACCCCGATTTGACAAATTTCAAAGATGTTAACAGCACTTCATGCTTTGAGAGGGACTGTGAGGGTGAGGTTGTGGCAGTGGAATGGACAAAGGTGATGTGCTCAGGGGGTCTCTCAAAAGAGACCACAAGTACTGAGCCAACTACCACATGCCCCTTTGCATCTAAAAGAAATGGAAACAAAGAGATTCAAGTTGATGACAATGCAAAGACTAGTGTTGTGGATAACACCAAGTATCAATGTCTTCCTTCTACTGTGAATGTCACACTACCTGAATTAAACCCTCCTACAGAGAAAAAGATCAAACCTATCAAGCCTGCCAAGAacaaagagaggagaggcagcACTAGTGTCCAAACCAATCAGTCTTTCAACATCTTGGCACACAAAGATCACATTCGGGGGAACAGCAAGTCCAAAAGCAACCTGAGGACTTCACCCATTCCTTCACAAGTCAAAGGCAAAGTCAGAAAACCTCCTGATCTCATCGTCAGTGGGATAATCTCTACAAAGACTGGTCAGAAAAGCACAGACTCAACCTCTGTCAGAACGAGGGTTACAGAGCCCGTACATCCAAGCTGCAAAAGGCTGAACAACGACAAAAAGGCACTTAAAATAAAAGTCCCTTGTCAGAAACATATTCAGCAGAGGGAACCGAAAAGTGCCAGACAAGCCAAGACTGGGTCACAACTGGGGACCCTGAGGGCCAAGTCAGCCGTGGACTACATCACGTATAGTGATATCTTCCAGGAAATCAACACCAGGGATGAGGGACCAGTCATCTATGAGATGTTTGCCGGCCCGGTGTTTGACAACATAAGAGTTTCCAGTTCATGTGAGAGGACCAGGCAGGTCCTGTCTGCCCCATCTAGGAAGACCCAAACCCACAGGACCAAACACACATGCCCTAAACCACTGGAGAGCAGAAGAGTGAGGCGAAGCCCAGTGGATAAGGCCAAACAGAGGAAGAACAGGGCTATTAGGCCTATATCCAGGGGAAAGTCGCATCTGATGCCTATCGCCATCACGGATGACAAAGACGACGTGGTGGTTATTTCTGGGCTCGACTGGCAAATCCACATCCAGACTAAGACTGAGCTGGTCCTCGGTAAAGATGGAGAAGAGACCCTCTCTCCCAGCACACCAGAGTTTCAGGAGCTGGACCAGTTGTCACTGTCAGTGATAGAAGAAGTGCTGTCTATGTCCAGCCATGCGCCAAACCCACTAATCTCTCACCACCGGCTGAGAGACAAAACCTCTCCCAGTCAGACAAAGACTAAACTCACATCTCATTCGGACCCAGATGATGATCACCTCCATGTGCTGCACAATAGGGGACCCATGGGGAACAACATGTCAGAAAATGAGAAAAACAAGGCAAATCACTTTGACCATTCATCCACCCCATCCGATTGCCCAGTGCAGCCTAAGATCAACACCTGGACCTCGGGTAGCTGTGACAGCAGGACAGTGTCCCCTGTGTTCCAGAAGTTTCTGGATGACGTGGGGGAGGGACCACTGACCGATGACCTGCTCCGTTGTCTGGCAGAAGAGCTGATATCACTGGATGAGAGAGATGGTGTATGTCCAGAAAACAACTATGACTCAGACCAGAGGGAATTTAGAAACGATTCTGAGCTGAGATGTGAGAAGTCATTACTGGGG GATTTTACATCACCTGGAGAAGTGCTCAGTGGGTCTGGGTTGGTAGTGGATGATGCCATCACCTGGAGGAAAGGAGAAGTGCTGGGCAGAGGAGCTTATGGAACT GTGTTCTGTGGACTGACCAGCCAAGGTCAGCTGATAGCCGTAAAACAGGTGGCCCTGGACGCCTCAGACCTCGAAACCGCAGACAAGGAGTACAACCGCCTACAGGAGGAAGTAGACCTCTTAAAGAACCTCCATCACGGCAACATTGTGGGATTTCTGGGCACCTCTCTGCGGGACCACATAGTCAGCATCTTCATGGAGTATGTCCCGGGAGGCTCCATCGCCAGCGTGCTCCACCGCTTTGGTCCCCTTCCGGAGCGCGTCCTGGCCCTGTACACCCGTCAGATCCTGGAGGGGGTGTCCTACCTGCACCTCAACAGGGTCATCCACAGGGACCTGAAGGGGAACAATGTGATGTTGATGCCTACGGGAGTAGTCAAGTTGATAGACTTCGGCTGCGCCCGCCGTTTGAGTtgcctcactcacacacacagtcacagtgacCTCCTGAAATCGGTGCACGGCACGCCCTATTGGATGGCGCCAGAGGTAATCAACGAGACGGGTCACGGCAGGAAGTCGGACATCTGGAGCGTGGGGTGCACAGTGTTTGAAATGGCCACGGGGAAGCCGCCGCTGTCACACATGGACAAGATGGCAGCGCTGTTCTACATCGGGGCGAGGCGAGGCCTGATGCCCTCGCTGCCTGACAGGTTCTCAGAGGACGCCAGGGATTTTGTTCAAGTCTGTCTGACCAA TGACCAGAAACAGCGCCCGTCTGCAGAACAACTATTGGACCACCCGTTCATTCCTAACAATGTGATCTTAGTTTAG